The Dermacentor silvarum isolate Dsil-2018 chromosome 11, BIME_Dsil_1.4, whole genome shotgun sequence region ttattattattattattattattgtattattattattattattattattattattattattattatttattgttaAACGCTAACATAATTCGTGCTATAGCGGAGAGAGATGTGTTGTGGAAACGTTCGAAACGTTCCCCTCAAAATAAAACACTTCGCGCAGAGTACACAGCAGCTAGAAACAAGGTAGTTGCCCTTATTAGATCATCAAACGACAGTATTTTTCACAACAATTCAATTATCCTTCAGAAACCCGGCAAAGACATGGTCTTTAATAATCACCTTCGAGGTAAAGAGATCGGAGCTCTGCTACTGATACCTTTTCGAATGACCCCGCAACAACCGCTAATAAATTTAACCGTCACTTTGCTCGTTCGTCGGATGGAGAAGCTTACGGGCATGCGTTGGACTGCATGCTCCAAAAAGCTGTATCTGTCTCCGCCTTCCTGCCGAAGCTATCGGAACATGATATACGTAGAATAATTTTCAGTTTAGACAGAATAAACCACCCGGTTTTGATGGCCTTTCAGCGCGCATGCTCCAAAGAAACTGAGGTACTGTCAGGCATTCTTCTTTTTATGCTGAACGGGTTTTTGGACGATACTTCTATCCCTGAAAAACTAAAAACTGCTTTAGTCAAGCCGCTTCACAAAGGAGGAAAAAAGGACGTAGTGGAAAACTATAGGCCTATATCTATTTTGCCTATACTGTCCCAAGTGTTAGAAAAGTTTCTCTTGGAAGTAATGCTCTCCTTCATTGACAATTTCTCGACTTTGTCCTGTCATCAGTTTGGATTTGTAGCTGGTAAAGATACTACATTACTTTTAGAATCCTTTTCTGATGAAATATATTCCGCGTTCGACCAAAATTTGTTTAGCATTGCGTTATTGCTGGATATCAGTAAAGCCTTTGAGACAGTTAATCACGACATTCTGTTGAAGAAGTTTATGGGGCTTCCGGGGGCCTTTTTATGACATCCTAAAAGTGGTATTAGGCAATCACTCTAGCTCTATCTTGCCTATCAGAGCCGGGGTCCCTCAAGGGTCTATTATATCTNNNNNNNNNNNNNNNNNNNNNNNNNNNNNNNNNNNNNNNNNNNNNNNNNNNNNNNNNNNNNNNNNNNNNNNNNNNNNNNNNNNNNNNNNNNNNNNNNNNNACAAGCGCTCACCACAGAGTACTACAGTGAACGGCGAATGCGGAGCAGTACAATAGCAGAAGAGACCACAACTTAAATTTCGCACGTGCACAGCTGATACCAGCTGTTATGCCTCCTGGCTAGACTAGGCTAGACCAATGCGTTGCCAGCCGGCCAGCTGCCTCGACACTAACGACTCAACACTGAAAAGTTAGATCACGTACGCACAAGTTAAGTGTAGAAAAACGCATTTCAAAGTATTAAATATTCATGTGCCACTGACAGGGCTGCAAATATTTATTAAAGCTTTGTTTCAGGATTTtgtcttgttgtttttttttgtcgttttagACCAAACTTAGCCACATCTAAAAAGTGAGCAGGCAACATTGACACCAACTCTCTTTTTGCGTTTTTTTGTCGCCATTTTGTTAATATTAGCTCTTCGCACCCTTACCTCCTTGCTAGAAGCACGTGTGCTTGTTTGCAATCCACGATGTCGCACATTCTTGTGAAATGGGTGGAGGACGAAAAGTGGGACGTATATCCCGTCAGTGCCCTGGCCGACGCGGATGTGGCCTTCCGCTTAATATCCCAGCAGGGATGCATCAAACAACTGCGCGGAACGGTTCACCGCGTGAGCTGGAAGGAAGGAGCGCCACCAGCCGTGGCAGAACTTCTTGCCTTCGGTGAGTACATCTCGTGTTTTTTGACAGCTGTCCCACTAAAGGCCTGTTCGATTCACTCAGGGCGCACACAACCAAATTTTGTGCTTTGCCCAGGATGTCAGTGTAGCGTGTTGCAGGTATCATCAGTCGATCACTAATACGGGTGTCACGCGGCTcattttgatcgcgatcaagcccgactcggatcgaatttctcgatagCGATTGGTTCatttgcgcaagctgcgcgaggcagccaatcgcgatcaagaaatccgatccggatcgctcccgatcgcgatcagaagtgtacgcgCGACACCGGTACAAGATGTGGAAAAAAGCATGTCATAGAGAAAATGATCGACGCGACCAGTGTCTGTGTTAGAAGTTGATATTTTTCAGCTGTGCCTGAGCAGCACAACGTAACACAGCATAGCCATGAATGGCATCCTTTCATCAAGTCATTTGTACTCTCTCAATGGGGATTTAATCACCGATGTGTTAATCAGACAGTTGCTGCTTATGGTAAGAACACGCAAATCGCGTGTTACCGTGTAGATTCCTtcgctcacgaaaaaaaaaacaaaatctaCAAAAGTTAGtctaaaaaataatgaaaaaaaaaagtagctctTCGCGACATGTCCGGCCTTTTTCCCCGCTGCAGAACACCGAAAACAAAAATTAGTGTGCCGCTATATTGGCCTAGAGAACACCTTTTAAGTGGCAGCTTACAAGAAACAAGAAACTTTTTTCAAAGTCAGTTTTATTTAAATATATCCGCATAACTGCCTTCTCATGACATTGATTCTGATTGCCTCGCTAGGCTGCTTTGCAACTTTATGAACGTAAAACTTTTAGCTCAGCTGGTGTAATCCATCGTAGTAACAGCTCCCAAGCACACCAAACACTCACATACATGCACCCACCCACATAACACGAAACAAGGGTGTTTAATTGTATGTAAATAAAGGGGTTGCACCCTCTTATATCACACATGTGCTTCTGTGATCAGGGGGTCCTTTTTTTGGTGTTTGTGTGTGAGTGCCTGCATATATGTATGTTTTCTGTGCTTGGGAGCTGTTACCAAAACTTTTTGAATAAACCATGAAAAGTGTGGctcaataattttctttttttcaatagcTCATTCGATAACATGGAAATAGATTGTCAGCACAGGGGTGTCTAGCAGCAAGCACCTGGTGGCATTATTGCTGAAAGGTCCTTATTATTCTTTTTATCTTGATGGCATTTGGTTGGGCAGCTAATATGTGTGCGGATTTATGAAAATACTCCATAAATAACAGCATCTACCATTTATTTAACAGGAAATCCACAGCAACTCGAAAAAAAGAGAGCCCGTCTCGTGTCGGAGGCTGCTGCGCAATCTGATCTGCCAACAGAAAACGTGAGTATACCATCTGGTTAAGTTTCATTGACCATCTTGTATGAATCTGAACAACAAGGTGAAAATGGCGGATCTGTCGCCTATACTTGATTGGAACGCAGATAATATCAAGGGTGTGTTGGGCAAACCATTGCATGCGAAAAGTGCTTGTGCGCACAAACTTAAAAATAATAGACATCTATTTTTCATGTGCTGAAGATGCCCTCTTGCAGCAGAGTGTGTGTCTAGACTTTCTTTGGACAGAATGACTACACAGAAAAGCGAAGCTCTAAGCTGCAACGGTCCTGAGCCTCCAGTTTCTACGAGTGCTTACAAAGCATCAGTCAAACTGCATCCGGTTAAACCAGAGGGAAGCAAATTGAGCCTTGAAAACTGGTTATCTGGATCTATAAAAAAAACGAGTATTCAGGATATATGGCTTGATTAACTGGTTAGGCAGATATTTGAACACATTTGGTATTGGGAACAGTTCTTCAAAAACTTGTGTTGTGTCACAGTGTCGCATGCAAAGTGCAACAATTCATAATCTGTAAAATTGTATGTTTATTAGACAGCCCAAATGTCGCTATAAATTCTTCAGTTATGCTTTACGTGTGCTTTGGCACTTAAAGGGGACTACAAGTTTGTTTTTTGAACAGTGACATCTGCATCTGAACAACCATTAAATATGTGGGGTAAAACTTTGCTAACACTCTGAAGAAGCTTGTGGGGCAGAGTCAAAATAGcttagaaaattttaaaaatcgtgAAGGATTTCTTGGATGCTTCTGGTTAACCATGGAGCCCCCGAAGTTGTCCTTAAATTTGTCAGTGACTTGCTGTAGTAATGCTGTGGAGGTCTCTGAGAACCATTGCAGCAGTGACACACTTTAATTTGTCACCATTCAGTAATGCATGCAATATCCTCAGCCCAGAATGATATTACTATGCTGTAGAGCCATATTTCTCATCCTCAGCATTACCATGCTGCTGCTACCACTCTGTAAGGTAGTCATACCTCAGGCTGCATCTTTTCTTTGCTTGGCCGTTCTTTAAATTTATTTACAGGTGGTTGGTGGTGCATTTATTGAAAAACATAATAtatatgtgtttgtgcgtgtgaaATAAATAGCAGGGATGTTGAAAGGTTTTATTACATAGCTGGCTGTTCATCACACTATGACCAAAAGAAGATGCATGTAAATTTACGATGCTAACCCTTATTTATGACTGTTTGCAAATAAGCTTATTACGTAACAAGGTTGGTACTTAACCATGCTTATTTAGTCTAAACAAGCGTGGGATGGTTTCTGTAGCAATTCCTTTTCCCACTGACAATGCCTTTTAGTGTTTTTTGTCGTGAGTGGCCAAGCGATGCTGTGCCTTGGGCAGAGAATTGAAAGGAGCCATTCAGGAATGCGAAAACCATTTAGAGGCATTGATAtcgggaaaaggcatcgctaaaaaATACCGGCGATGTTCGGTGCTTTTTCCTATTATTGCCATAAGCTAATAATTTGTTTATAAAATTGAATCGAAAATGCAGAGGACCTGATGCAGTATGAGCAAGTGACCATTGGTTGTCGTTGAAACCTAGTTAAAGGTCTGTGGGGGGAAAAAAACGGGACATCCGAATATTCAGATATTATTTGTCAACCAACCAGGCAGCGTAACCCATCAATAACTTGTGCATCAAACAACTGAATAACCGGTATTACCATTCGCTTGATTTGATGGTGCCACAGCAGTGTCAACTACCATTGGCAAAATTGAATTATGTGGTGTTTGTAAAAAAGCTACATGTTGATAACTTCATCGAAAGTCTGTGAAAATGGACTGCCCGCAGATATTTTTTGTGTGAATGCTGCTGGCACACCTAAATCAATTCATTGTGTTTTTAGAATATAAACACATTTTCTTAATTTCAGATCAACTCATGCAGCACCTGTGCTGCTCAGGTAAAGCAGCTTGTCGAAGAGAATGAGGCTCTCAGAGCTGAAGTAGAGAGGATGAAGCGGACGGCAGAGGAGCGCGATCACGTTGCTGGTAAATTCCTTTCAACATATGCTGTCACAACATTATAGCGTCTTCTCGTGCCAAATGTCACAACCTTGGTGCTTGATCACTTGCCAGTGCTCTTAAAGAAGTTGGAGACTTTTCAACATAAGAAATACATTCATGTCAGGAAACATTTTTCCAGGAAAAGGATGTTACTTCCTTTCGTACCATGTGAACTTTGTAATAAGGTGCCAAACTATGTGTTATAAAAGGCACTGGCAAAAACACTGTTTCTTTGTTATGAGAACAGAACAAAATTTTGCAGATAAGAGAAGCCTTACGCAAAAATGCATTCATCCATCATTCGCGATTTCTAGAATATTAGTAGGCCATAAAGTAAAATAACTTGTAGTTAGGCATTTTTCCAGCAAGAGCTTAAAGTTTACATCAGCCAAGTGGTCAGGAGCGCTACTGCGCAATTACATTTGCTTGGATGGAATATGGCACAATAGGGCACACAGGTGaagaatttgaaaaaaagaaactgattcAGGGGGGTCTGCTACTTTAACAATGAAGTGACCCTAGGAAAACATATGCAATAACACTGCCTCCTCTGATAgctcattgttttgtttttaaacTGAGGAACTTTTATTAAAAGAATTTTTGGTTAAAGggagaaaaaattttttttgaagtgCTCTTAATTCTGCCGGTCTCAAAATTAACAAGATGTCTTATCATTTGAGGAAGCCTCTTGGCGACAAAGAATGCATGAACACGAGCGATCCTCTGCTAATAAATAGAGGGTAGGCTAAACTGATTCGAAGTTGATTCCTTCAGTGCTGGGGGTGGTTACGAGCCTCTTCAGCCAAGCAACACTGCTAGATTACATGTATTCACCTTCATCACGCTGTCTGCTATTGACCttcacgtaaaagcccagaaagaaaaGACCTGCTCGGTGTCCTTACAAGGCACCAGCCAGTGCATTGACTCTGACCTGTTTGCTGCTGACTGCCTGCGCTAAATGAGTTAGAATTCCCCAGAAtgcaataattaacaaaatttaatcattgcattatgaTGACCAAGTTGAGATCATAATGTGATGACTTACCACATTGAAAGCGAGCAAGATTGTTTTGACACATAACATTATAATCTCATAAATAGCAAACAAGTCGGTGTCAATGTGCTGCCTGGTGCCATGTAAGGACACTGAGCCGGCCCTTAGCAGACACCGACATGCTGGTAAATGCATGTAATCTAGCAGCTCTGCTTCACCGATGAAGCCTGTAACCACCCCAGCACTGAAGGAATCAACTTTGCATCAGTTTGCACTGCCCTCTGTTTATTGGTACAGGAACAGTCGTGTTTAATGCTACAGATTTAAATATAGCAAGAGGTGAAATGACGAGAGGAAAGAAAATGAACATACATCCACTCGCACAAAAATTTGGAAAGGGGCAGCGGAGAGCACCATGgaaataaacaaaatgaaaatgGCAGCTTTGTGGCACGGTCAATAAACAAAATGTTATCTAtctcagtccctttgactgcACCTCAGAGTTGGATGACATTTTGTTTATTGACATGCCGTAAGCTCCCATTTTCAAATTTATTTCATGGTGCTCTCTGCTACCCCTTTCCGATTGTTTGTGCGAGTAGCGCTGCatgtgcattctttttttttttctctcatcctTTGACCTCTTGTTATATATTAAACCTGTTATAGCATCCTTATTTGAGTACAGGAAAGCGCAATATATGTGACAGTGTGAGGCGAGACGCTTCattggaaaattttgctgcagcaGCATAATGCGCGCATTGCACCCAAGGCACCCCGAAACCAGCAACGGAGCAGGCGCAAAAACAAGGATATACGACAATAATATCGAACCACATGTGCACGATCTCTTCATGAAACATGATAATTGGGAAGAATGTGTACCTCGTCAATTGCGCACTAGAGGCATAAAAAACTATACAGAAGTAAATCAACCAGCATATCTGTGCCTAGCCATAAAttgcgcttctttgtttaaaggagtactgacacaaaaatttgaagtcgaGATAACTCGTGAGATCGATTTAGGTGGGACACACACATCGTCTGCAAAATATCAGCGGTGAATACAGCTTAGAACAtctttaaaatcaattttaaaagtaCGTGTGCGCAGCCACCCCCGAAGTGCAGCACCTCGCGATATAGACACCAAGGAAGGATTGTAAATAACCGAGAAAACGCTATGTCACGAGTTTGCACTGTCTTCTGGGCGGGGCTAGCGAGCAAGTTTCTCCCTGCTCCGATCGCCCCGGTGCTTTCTTGTTCTCCCTGGTCGAGATGCTGGCCTCGTTCGCCACTGACGGCGGCACAATAATTGGCTtatttgtttctgacacgagatAGCTTTTAGAGTTAAGTGATCTCGAAAGTGTGTATGTTGTGAAACGTTgcgtgattttggctcgcaagcggtcagtgcaccttgctaacgtgttttctcatcgctaccaacgccgttggcaaaactaattgtactgtcagttatgagcgtcttaaatgtgcagacgttgattgtgttgacgaatataggtgatttattacgagctgcggacAGATCGCAAGGGCCGTCAGCCCGGGAtcagacggccagcgagctaggcctacacCGTttcccagcgattgccagcttgCCCGTGGCGGATCGAATCATAAGTGGCTGGCCACGTCTAATATGGTGGCGACTCCTgcctggaggaaatagtcgccgctggaCGACAAAAACGAGGACGGCGCGACGACGTCGCAAAGCTCgacgaactagcaacacgaagctcgctCAGAGAGCACTCGCTTGCCTGCGAGCGCGCTGTCTTGAACACGTCGcagttttgtgcgatcacgtgctcactgtgtttacaatccctcttctcccatctcgttgctctctgaaaccgaaacttggactggtcgctgCACAGAAGAttccaaataattacctgtcgcACTCTGAAGCAAACGAGGTTTTGCACCGTGATTGCTGAgtcattagctacttattacagcagaaaaaacgagaatgaaaatttttgtgtcagtactcctttaaatgTGCCACCGAAGTCACGCTAACGCACATATAAGATCCATAATTCTCTATTAAGAGCGCTTCCAAAAGCTTGCACTCTAGTTTTTCTACAGTTTACAACTCCTGCATTCTTCAATTGCAAATAGTAACTACACTTTTGGAGCGTAGAGCAAGATTCGACCCTCCTCCTTATTTCAAAACACTGGCTCTGGTTCCAGCACTGGCCAGCCTGTCCCAACTAAGCATGCCCGCAGCCTTCAGGAATTCTGTACGCAACAGAAGTATACTTTTGTTGTGCTATAGCGCATGCGACATACTGATACTCGTGTTTCTTCATGCAGTATTTCCTTACTTGACTGCCCATGTCACGTTTGCATGGTAGCGCCAACTTGCATGGCACAGAAAACAAAATCCACCCCATTCTTCCCTGCGACTTTCCTAAGTCGTGCAAGATGTTATGCACATATGGCACAACCTCAAACAAATGCCTCATCTGCGGGATACCTAAAACGTCTACTGCAGGCTCTTTGCACAGCTGATTAAGCAGTGTTTTTGCGACAGCTTAAAGGAGCAGAAGCTAGAACTCGGCTTGCTACAACATTTCTGCTTGGTGACCGCAGCTTTCCGTTATCCTGTGTAGGCAGGACTTCACAAGAGCCGACCTGAAACATGATTTTGCGATTCGCCTCTTAATCAGTTGCGAATGTGAGGAATTGAAGGGTAGAATGGCTTTCTTGGATCTTGGCATGTAGTCCAGCAGATGGCACTTTCATTAAAAAATTATGCAAAGCTCTAAGAACTGAATGGAATGGGCCTGCTAGAGCACAGATGTGAACTTAGCAAGAAAGAACACTTGCTAAAAACTTCTACGACTTACATAGCCACTAACAAGAAGTGTATCGGTGCGTCTCAATTTAAAATGACTGAAAAATGGTCTTGGTGCCCAAACACCTTCACTGCACCTAGGTCGGCTGCATCGAGCTTATGTGGGTGCAGTTTGACTGTGGTGAAATCCAAAAGCCCCTGTCTATTGTGATTTAGGTGTGCACTAAAGAACCTTACACGATTAGTTTCATAACTGATTTATTTTGCATTTCCAGAGGCAGCCAAATTAGTGAAAAGGCTGCGAAAGGCCCTGGGTAACGTCGAAACCAAAACACAACAAGCAGCTGAACCTGTTGTTGCTTGCCCAAAGGTAGATATATCTGTCCTATCCGCCGTCTTAGCTAGTGTCATAAATGCATGAAATGATACTGAAATGATTTTTTTGCACTATCCTTTAAGTTCTCTGCAAGCTCCAAGTCTGGCGACTGTTCCAACATCCACATTCTTTGGTATTTATGTGTGTGTAGCTCTAGGAGTGTTAGCGAGTGCCACTCAGGCCAATGGTAACACGTAGTATGTGAACTTTATGAGTAGGCAGCTGGCCAATAAACTGTCGTATGTTATTTTAAGGTATCAAACCTGCGTGATTCAAGACCCTTGCTATGAAATGAAGGAGAAAGGGAACTGAAGGCCCACTTTTGTGAAACACATTGATGTGCAACCAACAGATATGCCAAGTATAGCATAGGGGAAGTTATTGTTTTTCTTtaagtgtagaaatgataaaggaaaatgaaagtggacgaaaaaagaTACCGACGATTACagtactccctaatgtgaaatatGAGCGCAgccctatacgtgttttcatttcgcgatattttCAGGCAAAGAATGTAGTAGAGTCGGCAATTGTCGtatatctgatctgcgggtcaaacacgtcggcttttatacatgactcgtcgaaggttccagtgcaATCGgtggtgccgcttggcttccagaaagtgctaCACAATCAGAAACAATTGCtaaccatgacaatcgaaacaagacCAAAAAAGCGCAAGCGATGGGCTGatgtgagcagacgatagtacaaATCTAGCCGTTCGGCTGAGACCAGACACAAGGACGCATGGAGTGGACGGGCGGGTCCACATGAAACCAGTTTCCTGCACGCACGTCACTGAAGGAGCCGCTCTCATCGGTCTGCGCCGTTCACGGCTCACGCCTTTCATCTTTTGCTGTTTTGCTCATTCAATTGGTTACGCCGCCGCTGATGTTCACTGCAGTAACCAGGctattaagagctgcgctctaaaaacttGTCGCTGTAAGTCATGTCAGTAACTGCTGCAGGTTACCGCATCGTTTCAGTACTTCAAACTGCTATTTGTTCCTAGATATGAAGCTGCCAGCAAATTCTCAATCTCTTGCTTACAGAAGTTTATGCGCTAACTgccaaatgatttttttttatgctcCCAGGTCGACATAGGGGGGG contains the following coding sequences:
- the LOC119432736 gene encoding uncharacterized protein LOC119432736 produces the protein MSHILVKWVEDEKWDVYPVSALADADVAFRLISQQGCIKQLRGTVHRVSWKEGAPPAVAELLAFGNPQQLEKKRARLVSEAAAQSDLPTENINSCSTCAAQVKQLVEENEALRAEVERMKRTAEERDHVAEAAKLVKRLRKALGNVETKTQQAAEPVVACPKGSFANCFYRG